One Hermetia illucens chromosome 4, iHerIll2.2.curated.20191125, whole genome shotgun sequence DNA segment encodes these proteins:
- the LOC119654709 gene encoding zinc metalloproteinase nas-6-like — MFLKIVAVKFLFVVVALGTPLPEQSDVAALNMQRKFEEGGFFEGDMRFPEGDGNWRNGLVNTRYRWINKTVYYDISPEFTTAQKQVITGGLDEIQRNTCIQFKQRTNQTNYVYVQRENSGCWSYVGMIGGKQLLNLQVPGCLYHRTAMHEFMHALGFHHQHSSTDRDDYIEVHLENVSDEYQYAYDKYGPDRITDFGIAYDYKSVLHYNQYAFSKNGKKTITTKDPSMQNIVGTITSLSTKDIAKMRAMYNC, encoded by the exons ATGTTCCTAAAAATTGTTGCGGTGAAATTCCTTTTCGTGGTAGTTGCTCTGGGTACTCCGCTGCCAGAGCAAAGTGATGTTGCGGCCTTGAATATGCAAAGGAAATTTGAGGAAGGAGGTTTCTTTGAGGGTGACATGCGCTTCCCAGAAGGGGATGGAAACTGGCGGAATGGTTTAGTTAACACACGATACCGATGGATAAATAAGACTGTTTATTATGACATTAGTCCTGAATTCA CAACTGCCCAAAAACAGGTTATTACTGGCGGTTTGGATGAAATTCAAAGGAATACCTGCATTCAATTCAAGCAACGGACGAATCAAACGAACTATGTTTATGTACag CGGGAAAATTCAGGATGTTGGTCCTATGTTGGCATGATAGGAGGCAAACAATTGCTAAATTTACAGGTACCCGGATGTTTGTACCATAGAACGGCAATGCATGAGTTCATGCATGCTCTAGGTTTCCATCACCAACATAGTAGTACCGATCGGGATGATTATATTGAAGTTCACTTGGAAAACGTTAGTGACGAGTATCAATACGCTTACGACAAGTATGGGCCTGACAGAATAACTGATTTCGGCATTGCATATGATTACAAAAGTGTACTTCATTATAATCAATACGCTTTCAGTAAGAATGGTAAAAAAACGATTACAACTAAAGATCCCTCGATGCAAAATATAGTGGGAACAATTACTTCTCTAAGTACAAAGGATATTGCTAAAATGAGAGCTATGTACAATTGTTAA